Part of the Paroedura picta isolate Pp20150507F chromosome 3, Ppicta_v3.0, whole genome shotgun sequence genome is shown below.
CAGGCCCCGAAGGGGAGGAGAGCGGAAAGAGAGGCTTCCCGCTCTCGAGAGCAGGCCGACGGTCGGGAGGGCTGGCCCCGAGCCCAGCGGAAGAGCAGAAGAGGCGCTCAAGGGAAAGCCGAAACCTCCGTCATTTGGGACGGTGAAGAGGCCCTTGCCGAAGCCCAGGGGCCAATGAAAATCCCTGCGGGGAAAAACACGGACTCTGACAAGGTGGACGGCCCGCTCTTCCGGCAGAGGCCGGGTCTGGTTAAGGAGGACAGTTCCCCGCCAGAGGAGAAGCCCCTGGAGGAGAAGCCCCTGGAATGCTCCAACGGCGGGAAGAGCTACAAAGTGATCTCTCACTACCTTTCCCACCAAGGAAAGAAGCCCCATCGGTGCCCGGACTGTGGGAAATCCTTCCTCGCTAAGGGGCACCTTATCATTCACCAGAggacccacactggggagaagccctTCAAATGCCTCGCCTGCGGAAAGACCTTTGCCCAGAGCTCCAACCTGACGGTGCACCAGAGGATCCACGAGGGAGCCAAGCCCTTCCAGTGTCCcgactgcgggaagagcttctgctCCAGCAGCAACCTGGCCAAGCACCAGAGGAGCCACGCGAAAGGCAGCCCGCGGCAAGGCGCGGCCTGCCGGAAGAGCTTCAAGGTGCGCTCCCGTTTCATGGCCCAAAAGAAGATCAACGGCGAGCGCAAAGCGCACAAGTGTCCCGACTGCGGGAAGGGCTTCCCCTCCGCCTCCCAGCTGATCATCCACCGCCGCATCCACACCGGGGAGCGGCCCTACAAgtgcctggagtgcgggaagCGCTTCATCCAGAGGGTCCACCTCACCGTCCACCAGAAAATCCACCGCAGAGCCAAGTTCCAGTGCCCCGACTGCAGGGAAAGCTTCCGCTCCAAGCTGAGCCTCGCCCAGCACCAGCGGACCCACGCGGAAGGAAGCCCGTACAAATGTGCCGAGTGCGGGAAGACCTTCCGCGTGAACGCCCACCTGATCGCCCACAAGAGGAACCACGCCACGCGGAAGCCCCACAAGTGCTTGTTCTGCGGGAAGAGCTTCTTCACCAAGTCCTACTTGATCATCCACCAgcggatccacacgggggagcggcCCTTCAAGTGCCTGgcctgcgggaagagcttcagccagaGCTCCCACCTGAACGTCCACAAGCGGACCCACGCCAGCGCGAAGCCGTTTCAGTGCCCGCAGTGCGGGAAGGGCTTCGGCTCCAGCCTGGCTCTCCTGAAGCACCAGAGGAGCCACACCGGAGAGGGCCCGTACACTTGCTCGGAGTGCGGGGAGAGCTTCCGGGTGCACGCGCACTTCATGGCTCACCAGAAAACCCACCAAGCCACCAAGAAGCCCCACAAGTGCTTGTTCTGCGGCAAGTCCTTCTTCACCAAGTCGTACTTCATCGtccaccagaggatccacacgggggagcggcCGTACAAATGCCTGGACTGCGGGAAGTGCTTCAGGCAGTCGGCGCACTTGACGGCGCATCAGAAAATCCACAGGAGGAAGAAGCCGTTCCAGTGCCCggactgcgggaagagcttccgGGTCAGCTCCCACCTCCTCGCCCACCGGAGAGTCCACGAGGACAAGAAGCCCCACCGATGTTCCTACTGCAACAAGACCTTTGTCTTCAAGTCCTACCTGATCATCCACGAGCGGATGCACACGGGCGAGAAACCCTTCAAGTGCTCGGCTTGCGGCAAAGGCTTCAGCCAGAAGTCCCACATGAACGTCCACGAGAGGACCCACACGGAGGAAAAGCCCTTCCAGCGGTCCAAACGGGGCAAAGGCTTCCGGGTGAGCGCCCAGCTGCTGGCCCGCAAGAAAATCGGCGCGGTCCAGAAAGCGCACAACAAGTGCCTGGACTGCGGGAAGTCCTTCATCTCCAAGTCGTACTTGATCAtccaccagaggatccacacgggcgAGAGGCCCTACAAGTGCTTGGTGTGCGGGAAGTGTTTCAGCCAGAGCTCCCACCTGAACGTCCACCAGCGGACCCACGGCGGCGCCAGCCTGCTCAAGCACCCGCGGATCCCCCCGAAAGGGAGCGCGTTCAAATGCTCTGATTGCGGGAAATCCTTCGTCTCCAACTCTCAGTTCGTGATCCATCGGCGGAGTCACACTGGGGAGAGGCCGTTCAAGTGCTTGGACTGCGGGAAGGGCTTCAGCCAGAGTTCCAACCTCATCAGGCACCAGCGCATCCATGCGCGAGGGAACCCCTACGAGTGCCAGGACTGCAAGGAGGCCTTCGCTTCAGAGGAGAGCCTCGCAAAGCACCGGAGGAGCCACACATAGCAGGAAGGAGCCGCGGACGTCTCATGTTTTTTTTCGAGAAGCCATCGGAACGCACGGGCTTTTACTGAGAGGTCCCATTTTTCTTAGCTGTTACAAAAAAACAGGAAACGGGGCCGGGGCCGTGCTGCTGTTTGGTGTCCAGAAAACTTTGGCCGGGAACTGAAGGCCCGTTGCTTCTCCGGGAATTGAAAGGGGAGGTAGCCCTAGGTAACCGTACAGGCtctaggcaggggtggccaatctgacTCTCCGGGTATCTGTAGGCTACAATTCctgtgagtccctgccagcgccgtgttggcaggggcttgtgggaattgtagtccgtggacacctggagagccgcagtttggccactcctgctataGGGGAACCTTCCTCAGAGGCCACGCCCATGTGTCTTTCTGCATGTTGGGAAAAAACGCACCGTCAGATCTTTGAGCCGGCAGTGCGTCCTGAATCTGGGCGCCCCAATGACATTCAGCTGGCTTCTGAACAGCAAGAGGCTGGATCGGACCACGTGGCACTCCCTGATTTCTgtacaattattatttttttaacagaCTCTCCCAGGTCCAACTCGCTCAGTGGTTTCAGTGGCAGAGGGACACGGCTGCTTAATTTTCAGGGGGAGGTCTTGATTTTGTACCGCCAAACTCCGCAGCTAAACAAGAGCCGACTCCTAGACCTGCAAAAGAACCAGGGTTCTAGCAGAACTGTCCAGGAGAAATGAAAAGGCCGTGCGGAAggggatatggggagggggggggacacacgtcAGCGAAGCCATATAAACTCTCCAAGGGTAGATAAAATGTCCACGGAAGCGGCAGCTTTAGAAAATGTCTAGAGAATCTTGCGCTCCCCGGGTGAACCCAAATCCAGCCTTGGGTTG
Proteins encoded:
- the LOC143833887 gene encoding uncharacterized protein LOC143833887, producing the protein MRLMLAQNKMAARDRAQSGFGLRFHVELEQGLHRRIKTEEEETSDSESGEAPPVGPAGSIRELLHKPLGEQDVGEGLLQRWEAQWQEFLKTLEYPQVEWETPPLLEEPSPWDNTKAFLASFEQVAEACRWPKEDWMIHLLPALGGEAEQIFSSLDIRDRVDYEKVKAAILRGDALSRERQRQNFRRFCYQEAEGPRVVYSRLQRLCHRWLKVDRHTKEQILELLILEQFLAILPLDMQNWVREQSPETCCQAVALAEDFLQRQRADESWEVQELEPIEAITLDFPGEETAPSNNERKQTYRPASQKVNGGVDSSLVDGSLSAEEEEEEVYILETPDQGHANQAPKGRRAEREASRSREQADGREGWPRAQRKSRRGAQGKAETSVIWDGEEALAEAQGPMKIPAGKNTDSDKVDGPLFRQRPGLVKEDSSPPEEKPLEEKPLECSNGGKSYKVISHYLSHQGKKPHRCPDCGKSFLAKGHLIIHQRTHTGEKPFKCLACGKTFAQSSNLTVHQRIHEGAKPFQCPDCGKSFCSSSNLAKHQRSHAKGSPRQGAACRKSFKVRSRFMAQKKINGERKAHKCPDCGKGFPSASQLIIHRRIHTGERPYKCLECGKRFIQRVHLTVHQKIHRRAKFQCPDCRESFRSKLSLAQHQRTHAEGSPYKCAECGKTFRVNAHLIAHKRNHATRKPHKCLFCGKSFFTKSYLIIHQRIHTGERPFKCLACGKSFSQSSHLNVHKRTHASAKPFQCPQCGKGFGSSLALLKHQRSHTGEGPYTCSECGESFRVHAHFMAHQKTHQATKKPHKCLFCGKSFFTKSYFIVHQRIHTGERPYKCLDCGKCFRQSAHLTAHQKIHRRKKPFQCPDCGKSFRVSSHLLAHRRVHEDKKPHRCSYCNKTFVFKSYLIIHERMHTGEKPFKCSACGKGFSQKSHMNVHERTHTEEKPFQRSKRGKGFRVSAQLLARKKIGAVQKAHNKCLDCGKSFISKSYLIIHQRIHTGERPYKCLVCGKCFSQSSHLNVHQRTHGGASLLKHPRIPPKGSAFKCSDCGKSFVSNSQFVIHRRSHTGERPFKCLDCGKGFSQSSNLIRHQRIHARGNPYECQDCKEAFASEESLAKHRRSHT